The genome window GCACATGGACTCATGGATGAGGAAGATGGTGAATTTGATTCTGCCATGGAATGGGGGGGAGCAATTTAGTGAGCCCAAAAGGCTCGTGGTTTTGAATTCGGAGGCTGTGCTTCCATGCTTTGTAATCATATATaatgtcaaaaataaaaatattccaTGATTAGGAAGATAACAGATTTTCTTATGACTGGAAATCCATGTTTTGCACAAGCAAAGATAGATTTATATGCAAATAGCTGTATgccttcatttttttcctgAACTCTAAATTTATGAGAATGCCATACATCATCATAATCTTTgttaaccaaaaaaagaactcCCATTCTGTAGTGGTTCAAACAGAAGGCCAGGCAGAGAAAAATATAGAAGACcttcatattttcttcatattcCCAGCAATGGATTGTATAGCGGCATACTAAAGACCAGCTGGTACCTGCAAGAGTCCAGTCTCCATCCTGCTGTGATCAGTACTCTTCTCGAAGGTTCGGTGCTAAAGTAATCTCAGCTGCTCATCCGGCAGCCAGCATTGTCAAACGACTCAAACCAACGAACCACCCAAGAGAGCACCATGTCTTGATAACAAAAGGGGATCCTTTTAGTTGACTTTCACTGTTACTCAGCATTTCTGCAGAACTTGTTGACTGAATCTCTGATATGACTATCAATGATATTGCTTGAAAGTCCGACTGTTCTGCAATTTAGCACGGGTTGGAATATGGAATAAGTTATCACGGTACATTGAATATGAAAACAAAGTGGATTGTAGTAAAGTTGATTCATTATCAAATATTCTTATTATCATTATCAAATATTCTTTGATCACCTGAGACAATCACAAACTCAAGTTTCTTGAAGTGAGTTTGTCCCCATGCAAGGTAATCTTCCAGCAATCAActtgaaatataaaaacagaaaaccttTTGGGCACCACTGCAAATAACCCCCAAACAGATAAATGAAACCATCAGCATTTCCAATATTAGCTCACAGGGTGAGAAGAAAGCAATCATCTGTCATGCACGCACGTTTACATTCAGTGCAAAGTTTCATCAACACATTAGTTGTACCAAGAAcatcttaattaatttaaagtttgaatCAGCAGCTCAGTTACCTCTGAATTTATCATCCTGTGTAATTATCCCAAATGTTTCTGCTGTTTCACGAATCATGATACCACTCACTCCGGTGTAGGAAGTTACTTTACACTCAGCAACTGCCAGAAAATAGACAGGGAACTACAGTAAGTACAGACAGAGAGTTGGAATGTCAACAAGCCATGGTACATAGGTCACTGTAGTGTCATAAGAATTTAGGATATGACTTGGAAAGTTCTGATTAGAGGTGGATGAACAAAATATATGTTCATGACAAGAAAATCTTGATGGCTAACTGTTAACGaaacaaattaagaaataaaccTGAAATAATAGCACCATGTAGATCTGCAGTAAGAAGACATTGAGCCAGCTGATTCTTCCTGCAGTATTGAATGAAAGTATAGTTAATTACAACATCAAAGACCAAACAGATGCCAAGAATATTGCCCCCTAAAACTAAAATgctgaagaaagaaagaaagaacaaaattattGACCATTAACTAAACATGAAAAAGCGCATAACTGTGACATCTGCAAAGAACAAGACATACTCACCCAGTAGTTTTCAGAAGTTGCACAATATAGTCTTTCCACATCTCATGCATTGGCTTAAATTTATCAAAGCTGTAATCCAAACATCGGCAAGCATCAGGGTGAATCTTTCAAAGTAGAAGGCAAAATATAACTAAAAAAAGTGAAACAAAATTCTTCAGATCTTATCATCCACCACACAAGACAAATCTCTCCAGCTACTGAAAGCAGAATAATGTGATCATAAGCAGTAAAAACAATCCATTCCAATTCGAATTTTAAACTTGTGACTGTCAAGATCAGCAACAAGAATTTGGCCCAACCTATCCTTACTTTGACttattttatgaaagaaaaaaaaaattgtcacaCGTGGCAACCATAAGCTGAAAAACACAAATCTCACCAATGGAAATCTTGGGGCAAATCAAACAATCCATGCTTTTTTAGCTGCTTGATCGACATGCATTTTTTCGAGCGCTTTGAATGAATCTGCAACGCCCTGGCACGAGAGCCAGTCAAAACGCCACGTCCTTGCACGTAATTGTCAAGGAGGATCCAATTGTCAATTCTCTTGCTTCTGGATCCTTGCATGTACTTCTGAGCCGAGTCTCCACTCTGAAGAAGCTCGTGCAAAACCTTATCAACTTTACTCTCCTTTCTACCAGAGACCTGCATTTAGCAAAGCAGATGCTAAGCCAACAAGTTAAAGCAAATTTTTTGCATCAATTCACAGACAAGCACCTCAACATTGGTTGTCAGCAGATTCTCATGTACAGATTGAGAGAGTTTTGCATACGTTGGACCGCTTTCGTCGATATCTGCAGATGGAATTACAAgcaaaacaaacacacaaaattaatCCAATTTACCTAAATTAGATTAACAGAAGTTTATATCCACAAAACTGAAACAGTACCTTGTGAATTAACATAACCAGAAAAAGTGAAAGCCCCTACAAATAAGCcacaagaagaataaaaattaagtaaaTTCAAACTAATatacaaaataagaaataaatcaGCAAAAACAGAGCTAAGATTCTGCTGTGAAAACCTTTCTTTGATGGCGTTGAACGTGAGGCTGATGCATTGGATGACTTTGCTGAAGAATCAACAGCCGAAGAAGTTGGGATATGCGATTTCTTTCCAGCTTCCTCGGTTTTTGGTCTTTTTAcagtcttctttttttgtaaatCAAGTTCAGCTTGGGCAGCCTCGAACCTTCGCTCCAATGCTTTCAAAGTTCGTTGCCGTTGTTGATCTTCAACGACTGGCTCACCAGCCATGGCTGCTTGAAAAGATTCAACCTTCTTCCTTAGCTAAACAACGACACAGAAACCTTAGGTACTTTCATCAAACACATGGCATGCACCAAAAACCAGAATCTCATTAGCTTAAGTGGCGCGCGCGAAGACGTTGAGAGCCAAAACGCACCGTTTGGTTAAGACGGAGATAACGTTAGGGTTGTTACGAGTTTGCGTTTCGGTGAGGAAGCGAGGTTGATGATGCACTCGTTTGGGCAAAGTTCAGACGATTTGGAATTGGTGCAGAAATTCAAAGACAGAGAAAGGAGGCCTATGCAGATGTGGAATTTGCCCTGACTTCCGTCGAtgtccaaaaattgaaattggccaatgcaaaatatataatatagccgcgcggctagactatgtctttcctttttatgaaaatagcatcgccgcgcggctatacatGTTTGACACATGGCGATTAATCACAAGGAGGGTTatcttttatatatactagcctcCCTACACGAGCTTCCGCGCCtgcgagaggctttttttaaaaaaaatttaaatttattttagaattaaaaaagataatgggtggTTGTGTTCcctaaaaataggatccattatctgctttttatttttatttttatttttttaaatatgaaaaagtgtgaatttaccttgttatcctcatttaattaataatttgaatttttaatgtttgcattaaccaagggcattttctggtattttgaatgtttcaccattctctgcattttgctttatatatatagataaatagtacagccgaacggctatactctatttttcgatttttttaaaaaaagattatcgccaggcggctatactattttgacacgtggcgtcACCCTCTTATAtgtaaatagtatagccgtacggctacccatggttttttaatttctttttaaaaaatagtatagccgatcgcTA of Prunus dulcis chromosome 4, ALMONDv2, whole genome shotgun sequence contains these proteins:
- the LOC117625912 gene encoding ribonuclease P protein subunit p29 isoform X1 produces the protein MAGEPVVEDQQRQRTLKALERRFEAAQAELDLQKKKTVKRPKTEEAGKKSHIPTSSAVDSSAKSSNASASRSTPSKKGAFTFSGYVNSQDIDESGPTYAKLSQSVHENLLTTNVEVSGRKESKVDKVLHELLQSGDSAQKYMQGSRSKRIDNWILLDNYVQGRGVLTGSRARALQIHSKRSKKCMSIKQLKKHGLFDLPQDFHCFDKFKPMHEMWKDYIVQLLKTTGKNQLAQCLLTADLHGAIISVAECKVTSYTGVSGIMIRETAETFGIITQDDKFRVVPKRFSVFIFQVDCWKITLHGDKLTSRNLSL
- the LOC117625912 gene encoding ribonuclease P protein subunit p29 isoform X2, whose amino-acid sequence is MAGEPVVEDQQRQRTLKALERRFEAAQAELDLQKKKTVKRPKTEEAGKKSHIPTSSAVDSSAKSSNASASRSTPSKKDIDESGPTYAKLSQSVHENLLTTNVEVSGRKESKVDKVLHELLQSGDSAQKYMQGSRSKRIDNWILLDNYVQGRGVLTGSRARALQIHSKRSKKCMSIKQLKKHGLFDLPQDFHCFDKFKPMHEMWKDYIVQLLKTTGKNQLAQCLLTADLHGAIISVAECKVTSYTGVSGIMIRETAETFGIITQDDKFRVVPKRFSVFIFQVDCWKITLHGDKLTSRNLSL
- the LOC117625912 gene encoding ribonuclease P protein subunit p29 isoform X3, producing MAGEPVVEDQQRQRTLKALERRFEAAQAELDLQKKKTVKRPKTEEAGKKSHIPTSSAVDSSAKSSNASASRSTPSKKGAFTFSGYVNSQDIDESGPTYAKLSQSVHENLLTTNVEVSGRKESKVDKVLHELLQSGDSAQKYMQGSRSKRIDNWILLDNYVQGRGVLTGSRARALQIHSKRSKKCMSIKQLKKHGLFDLPQDFHCFDKFKPMHEMWKDYIVQLLKTTGKNQLAQCLLTADLHGAIISVAECKVTSYTGVSGIMIRETAETFGIITQDDKFRDDCFLLTL